One Streptomyces drozdowiczii DNA segment encodes these proteins:
- a CDS encoding response regulator transcription factor, which produces MRIVVAEDLYLLRDGMVRLIEAYGHEVVGTATTGPETLAALREFRPDVAVVDVRMPPTQTDEGLRAALAARTEMPGLPVLILSQYVEQLYARELLADGSGGVGYFLKESVFDADQFIDALERVAAGGTAMDPAVIAKLLSSGSSHRRLDGLTEREHEVLALMAEGLSNQAIASRLFLSDSAISKYTTSLFAKLGITDDGSNNRRVLAVLAYLHHP; this is translated from the coding sequence ATGCGCATCGTTGTAGCCGAGGACCTGTACCTCCTGCGGGACGGCATGGTCCGTCTCATCGAGGCGTACGGACACGAGGTGGTGGGTACGGCCACGACCGGCCCGGAGACCCTGGCCGCCCTGCGCGAGTTTCGCCCGGACGTGGCGGTGGTGGACGTCCGCATGCCACCGACGCAGACCGACGAGGGCCTGCGCGCGGCCCTCGCCGCCCGCACCGAGATGCCGGGGCTGCCCGTCCTCATCCTGTCCCAGTACGTGGAGCAGCTGTACGCCCGCGAGTTGCTGGCCGACGGCTCGGGCGGCGTCGGCTACTTCCTGAAGGAGAGCGTGTTCGACGCGGACCAGTTCATCGACGCGCTGGAACGGGTCGCGGCCGGCGGCACCGCCATGGACCCGGCGGTCATCGCGAAGCTCCTGTCCAGCGGCTCCTCGCACCGCCGCCTGGACGGACTCACCGAGCGCGAGCACGAGGTCCTGGCCCTGATGGCCGAGGGCCTCTCCAACCAGGCCATCGCGTCCCGCCTGTTCCTCAGCGACAGCGCGATCAGCAAATACACGACGTCCCTGTTCGCCAAACTGGGCATCACGGACGACGGCTCGAACAACCGCCGCGTCCTGGCGGTGCTGGCGTACCTGCACCACCCCTGA
- a CDS encoding sensor histidine kinase, which produces MRVLGSWAAGAVVGFVRACAVAAVTLLIPAVWAGAVAWGIGWGASNPWSWVGPLALVCVGTLALARPVCRAVRALVARWSGVEIPSGYRDAPPVTRMATGYWWNGFDYHRTRRDALMDQRWRLRWKDPAHWRDLRFTAIAPFTAGIVACVPLAGVVWGAAWLGTGRPAGLLGLLVAVASSPYAWRALTPVAVRFLRPSARMALADRVDELTGQRADATVAQAAEIRRIERDLHDGAQARLVALGMSLATVEKLMETDPDRARALMREARAGATASLAELRDLVHGINPPVLNDRGLVDAVRALALDSPLETEVVADVPRRLDAPVESAVYFGIAELLTNAVKHARATRMRITLVQDGTGLVVEAEDDGRGGAVVRDGGGLAGLRRRLAVFDAGLEITSPPGGPTRARIMVPCASL; this is translated from the coding sequence ATGAGAGTGCTGGGGTCGTGGGCGGCCGGGGCGGTTGTCGGGTTCGTACGGGCGTGCGCCGTCGCCGCCGTCACGCTGCTGATCCCGGCCGTGTGGGCGGGCGCCGTGGCGTGGGGCATCGGATGGGGCGCGTCGAACCCGTGGTCGTGGGTCGGCCCGTTGGCGCTGGTGTGCGTGGGCACGCTCGCCCTCGCGCGGCCCGTATGCCGGGCGGTCCGCGCACTGGTCGCCCGCTGGTCCGGGGTGGAGATCCCGTCCGGCTACCGGGACGCCCCGCCGGTGACCCGCATGGCCACCGGCTACTGGTGGAACGGCTTCGACTACCACCGCACCCGGCGGGACGCCCTCATGGACCAGCGGTGGCGGCTGCGCTGGAAGGACCCGGCCCACTGGCGCGACCTGCGGTTCACGGCGATCGCCCCGTTCACGGCGGGGATCGTGGCGTGCGTGCCACTCGCGGGGGTGGTGTGGGGTGCCGCCTGGCTGGGAACGGGCCGACCGGCCGGGCTCCTCGGCCTCCTCGTGGCCGTCGCCTCTTCCCCGTACGCCTGGCGGGCACTCACCCCGGTCGCGGTCCGTTTCCTGCGGCCGTCCGCCCGGATGGCGCTCGCGGACCGGGTGGACGAACTCACCGGTCAGCGGGCCGATGCGACGGTGGCTCAGGCCGCCGAGATCCGCCGGATCGAACGGGACCTGCACGACGGTGCGCAGGCCCGGCTCGTCGCGCTCGGGATGTCCCTGGCGACCGTGGAGAAGCTGATGGAGACCGACCCGGACCGGGCCAGGGCGCTGATGCGCGAGGCGCGGGCGGGCGCCACCGCCTCCCTGGCCGAACTGCGCGACCTGGTGCACGGGATCAACCCGCCCGTGCTCAACGACCGGGGCCTCGTCGACGCCGTGCGCGCTCTCGCCCTGGACAGCCCCCTCGAAACGGAGGTCGTCGCGGACGTGCCGAGGCGGCTGGACGCGCCCGTCGAGTCGGCGGTCTACTTCGGCATCGCCGAGCTGCTGACCAACGCGGTCAAGCACGCCCGTGCGACCCGGATGCGGATCACCCTCGTCCAGGACGGGACGGGCCTGGTCGTGGAGGCGGAGGACGACGGGCGCGGCGGCGCGGTCGTCCGGGACGGCGGCGGCCTCGCGGGCCTGCGGCGGCGCCTCGCGGTGTTCGACGCCGGCCTGGAGATCACGAGTCCGCCCGGCGGGCCGACCCGAGCGAGGATCATGGTGCCATGCGCATCGTTGTAG
- a CDS encoding GNAT family N-acetyltransferase, whose translation MNIHVRAFDHPDAVELNDRVQLEYAERYGDEGDVTPLDATMFDPPHGLYLIAYDASDQPVATGGWRSQERNEEGYSDGDAELKRMYVIPEGRGQGLARRILAALEADARAAGRTRMVLETGDRQPEAIALYLSSGYTPCEKFGHYRTYESSRCYAKPLQGNGGL comes from the coding sequence ATGAATATCCACGTCCGGGCCTTCGACCACCCCGATGCCGTCGAACTCAACGATCGCGTGCAGCTCGAATACGCCGAGCGCTACGGCGACGAGGGCGATGTCACACCCCTGGACGCCACGATGTTCGACCCGCCTCACGGCCTGTACCTGATCGCGTACGACGCGTCCGACCAGCCCGTCGCCACGGGCGGCTGGCGCTCCCAGGAGCGCAACGAGGAGGGCTACTCGGACGGCGACGCCGAGCTGAAGCGGATGTACGTCATACCGGAGGGCCGCGGCCAGGGCCTGGCCCGCCGCATCCTGGCCGCTCTGGAGGCCGACGCCCGCGCCGCCGGCCGCACCCGCATGGTCCTGGAAACGGGCGACCGCCAGCCGGAGGCCATCGCCCTGTACCTCTCCAGCGGCTACACCCCGTGCGAGAAGTTCGGCCACTACCGCACCTACGAAAGCAGCCGCTGCTACGCGAAGCCGCTCCAGGGGAACGGCGGACTCTGA
- a CDS encoding exodeoxyribonuclease III has protein sequence MLTVTSVNVNGLRAAAKKGFVEWLAQTDADVICLQEVRAEPEQLPADVRDPEGWHTVHAPAAAKGRAGVSLYSRRAPERVQIGFGGYGHAGCEEFDTSGRYVEIDLPGVTVASLYLPSGEVGTERQDEKERFMAAFLPYLVGLKARAAAEGREVVVCGDWNIAHQEADLKNWRANRKNSGFLPEERAWLTRVFAEAAYVDVVRALHPDVEGPYSWWSYRGRAFDNDTGWRIDYQIATPGLAGRAVKAWVERAATHGERWSDHAPVTVVFDL, from the coding sequence ATGCTCACCGTGACCAGCGTGAATGTAAACGGTCTCCGCGCCGCCGCCAAGAAGGGCTTCGTCGAGTGGCTGGCGCAGACCGACGCCGACGTGATCTGCCTCCAGGAGGTGCGCGCCGAGCCCGAGCAGCTGCCCGCGGACGTGCGTGACCCCGAGGGCTGGCACACCGTCCACGCGCCCGCCGCCGCCAAGGGCCGGGCCGGGGTCTCCCTCTACTCGCGGCGCGCCCCCGAGCGCGTGCAGATCGGTTTCGGCGGGTACGGGCACGCCGGGTGCGAGGAGTTCGACACGAGCGGGCGGTACGTCGAGATCGACCTGCCCGGCGTCACGGTCGCGAGCCTCTACCTGCCCTCCGGCGAGGTCGGCACCGAGCGGCAGGACGAGAAGGAGCGCTTCATGGCCGCCTTCCTGCCCTACCTCGTCGGGCTGAAGGCGCGCGCCGCCGCCGAGGGCCGCGAGGTCGTCGTCTGCGGCGACTGGAACATCGCCCACCAGGAGGCCGACCTCAAGAACTGGCGCGCCAACCGCAAGAACTCCGGCTTCCTGCCCGAGGAGCGCGCCTGGCTGACCCGGGTCTTCGCGGAGGCGGCGTACGTCGACGTCGTACGCGCCCTGCACCCGGACGTCGAGGGCCCGTACTCGTGGTGGTCGTACCGGGGGCGCGCCTTCGACAACGACACCGGCTGGCGGATCGATTACCAGATCGCGACCCCCGGCCTCGCCGGCCGCGCGGTGAAGGCGTGGGTCGAGCGGGCCGCCACCCACGGCGAGCGGTGGAGCGACCACGCGCCCGTGACCGTCGTCTTCGACCTGTAG